From the genome of Perca flavescens isolate YP-PL-M2 chromosome 12, PFLA_1.0, whole genome shotgun sequence, one region includes:
- the LOC114565989 gene encoding amyloid beta A4 precursor protein-binding family B member 1-interacting protein-like produces the protein MDKSSSDLACFVRFEKVNIYTTNNFKQKYRAPSDFCFMLKHPRIQKESHYIKFLCCDDEHTLLLWVNSIRIAKYGTVLYENYQAAIKRTSSLQTLHFDAHKGKYNSHAPQIRPQPSPAPPKTTNVEDYPHEPPPDFIPPPPPGHTHV, from the exons ATGGATAAG TCCTCCAGTGATCTCGCCTGCTTTGTTCGCTTTGAAAAAGTCAACATCTACACCACCAACAACTTCAAACAGAAATACAGAGCTCCCTCTGACTTCTGCTTCATGCTAAAG CATCCCCGCATCCAGAAAGAGTCGCACTACATCAAGTTCCTGTGCTGCGACGATGAGCACACACTGTTGCTCTGGGTCAACTCCATCAGAATAGCCAAG TATGGGACTGTCCTGTATGAGAACTACCAGGCCGCAATAAAGAGAACCTCCAGTTTACAAACTCTCCACTTTGATGCACACAAAG GCAAATATAACAGTCACGCCCCTCAGATCAGGCCACAGCCGAGTCCAGCTCCacccaaaaccacaaatgttgAAGACTATCCACATGAGCCACCACCTGActtcatccctcctcctcctcctggacacacacacgtttga